The Nitrospirota bacterium genome includes a window with the following:
- the selA gene encoding L-seryl-tRNA(Sec) selenium transferase, whose protein sequence is MSTKQLLSSLPSVDELLKSPRGAAWQGTFPRRYLLQAIRETIDDYRQAILKGDLKEFTLEEMLADIQSHVEKLSAFSLQPVINATGIVMHTNLGRSVLPEDVLENVKRIACGYSNLEYEIEEGKRGKRYSHVQRLLNDITGAESSLIVNNNAAAVFVSLSALSRGKEVIVSRGELVEIGGSFRVPDVMSASGATLVEVGTTNKTHLRDYENAITGNTGMLLKIHRSNFRIIGFTKEVEIDELVTLGRKHGIPVMFDLGSGCLVDLKPYGITIEPTVQEVIKAGADIVSFSGDKLLGGPQGGVIVGRRGLIDIIAKYPLMRAVRIDKLTLSAFEAVLMKYLDEDTAKREIPTLQMLLQDPGAIQARAKRIAARLKKALGGAEDLATAAVISDSSQSGGGALPEIEFETFAVAVRPERISVNKLEERLRLGKPPIIARIKEDALLLDARTIREREIPDLIKGLRAALI, encoded by the coding sequence ATGAGCACAAAACAGCTCCTGTCATCACTGCCGTCTGTCGATGAACTGCTCAAGTCACCGCGGGGCGCGGCATGGCAGGGGACCTTTCCCCGGCGTTACCTTCTCCAGGCTATACGCGAGACCATCGATGACTACCGGCAGGCGATCCTCAAAGGGGATCTGAAAGAATTCACCCTCGAAGAGATGCTCGCCGATATCCAGAGCCATGTCGAAAAGCTCTCTGCCTTCAGCCTGCAGCCGGTGATTAACGCAACCGGCATCGTCATGCACACCAACCTCGGCAGGTCCGTGCTCCCGGAGGATGTCCTCGAGAATGTGAAGCGCATCGCCTGCGGCTACTCCAATCTCGAGTACGAGATCGAAGAGGGGAAAAGAGGAAAGCGATACTCTCATGTGCAACGGCTCCTGAATGACATCACCGGCGCGGAGAGCAGTCTCATCGTCAACAATAATGCCGCTGCGGTGTTTGTGAGCCTCTCCGCGCTCTCCCGGGGAAAGGAAGTGATCGTTTCCCGGGGAGAGCTCGTCGAGATAGGCGGCTCCTTCAGAGTGCCCGATGTCATGAGCGCGAGCGGCGCCACCCTGGTCGAAGTGGGGACAACGAACAAGACTCACCTCCGCGATTACGAGAATGCGATCACCGGAAATACCGGGATGCTCCTGAAAATACACCGCTCCAATTTCCGGATTATCGGCTTCACCAAGGAGGTCGAGATTGATGAGCTGGTCACTCTCGGGAGGAAGCATGGTATCCCGGTAATGTTCGATCTCGGCAGCGGCTGTCTCGTGGACCTGAAACCTTACGGCATAACTATCGAGCCGACGGTCCAGGAGGTGATAAAGGCGGGCGCCGATATCGTCAGCTTCAGCGGCGACAAGCTCCTGGGCGGGCCACAGGGCGGCGTGATCGTCGGCAGGAGAGGACTTATTGATATTATTGCTAAATATCCCCTTATGCGGGCTGTGAGAATAGATAAGCTGACCCTGTCGGCCTTCGAGGCGGTGCTCATGAAGTACCTTGATGAGGATACGGCAAAGAGAGAAATCCCCACACTCCAGATGCTGCTGCAGGACCCCGGCGCAATACAGGCGAGGGCAAAGAGGATTGCGGCCAGGCTCAAGAAGGCGCTCGGCGGCGCCGAAGACCTGGCGACGGCAGCCGTAATCAGCGACTCCTCCCAATCAGGCGGCGGCGCCTTGCCCGAAATAGAGTTCGAGACCTTTGCCGTTGCAGTACGGCCGGAAAGGATATCGGTGAACAAACTCGAAGAGCGGCTCCGTCTCGGCAAGCCGCCCATCATCGCCCGGATCAAGGAGGATGCGCTGCTCCTCGATGCGAGGACGATCAGGGAGCGTGAGATTCCGGATTTGATAAAAGGGCTGAGAGCTGCATTGATATAG
- a CDS encoding alanine--glyoxylate aminotransferase family protein translates to MLKRYLLAPGPTPVPPEVLLSMAMPMIHHRAPDFLPILDSAKKGLQWLFQTKNDVLILTSTGTGGMVGSVNNFFNPGEKVLVVNGGKFGERWTKIAQAYGLKVEEIVVEWGYSIKPEAVEAALKKDPEIKGVFVQATETSTGVYHDIEGLGKVIRKFENTLFIVDAISALVAQDLRTDEWGIDIMVGGSQKGLMLPPGLAFVSVSDKAWKKNEASKMPRFYFNFKKERENLAKNQTLFTSAVTLIIGLNEAIKILQKEGLENVFKRHARLANATREAVKAMGLGLYSKESPSNSVTAIEAPAGVDGQAIYKMLREKYGITGAGGQDKAKGKIFRLAHLGYADTFDVITGIAALEMVLKELGYNVKLGTGVAKAQELLMQ, encoded by the coding sequence ATGCTGAAGCGCTATCTTTTGGCCCCTGGGCCGACGCCGGTTCCGCCGGAAGTGTTACTCTCGATGGCGATGCCGATGATACACCACCGGGCGCCGGACTTCCTGCCCATTCTCGATTCGGCCAAAAAGGGATTGCAGTGGCTGTTCCAGACAAAGAACGACGTGCTTATCCTCACCTCTACCGGTACGGGAGGCATGGTCGGCTCGGTGAACAATTTTTTCAACCCCGGAGAGAAGGTCCTCGTCGTTAACGGCGGAAAGTTCGGCGAGCGCTGGACGAAGATAGCGCAGGCCTACGGCCTCAAGGTGGAAGAGATCGTCGTGGAGTGGGGTTACTCCATTAAGCCCGAGGCAGTCGAGGCGGCATTGAAGAAGGATCCCGAGATCAAGGGCGTCTTTGTTCAGGCTACCGAGACTTCGACCGGCGTTTACCATGACATCGAGGGCCTCGGCAAGGTCATCAGGAAATTCGAGAATACCCTCTTCATCGTCGATGCCATCAGCGCGCTCGTTGCGCAGGACCTGAGGACCGACGAGTGGGGCATCGATATAATGGTAGGCGGCTCGCAGAAGGGGCTGATGCTGCCGCCGGGGCTCGCCTTCGTGAGCGTGAGCGATAAGGCATGGAAGAAGAACGAGGCGTCGAAGATGCCGCGCTTCTATTTCAACTTCAAGAAGGAGCGCGAAAACCTCGCCAAGAACCAGACGCTCTTCACCTCGGCGGTGACGCTCATCATCGGTCTCAACGAGGCGATCAAGATCCTCCAGAAAGAGGGGCTCGAAAATGTCTTCAAGCGCCACGCACGCCTCGCCAATGCGACGAGAGAGGCGGTCAAGGCGATGGGGCTCGGCCTCTACTCGAAAGAGTCGCCGAGCAACTCGGTGACCGCGATCGAGGCCCCTGCCGGAGTCGACGGCCAGGCGATCTATAAAATGCTGCGGGAGAAATACGGCATTACCGGCGCAGGCGGCCAGGATAAGGCGAAGGGCAAGATCTTCAGGCTCGCCCACCTCGGCTATGCCGATACCTTCGATGTGATCACCGGCATCGCGGCCCTCGAGATGGTGCTGAAAGAGCTGGGCTACAATGTGAAGCTCGGCACCGGTGTGGCAAAAGCGCAAGAATTGCTGATGCAATAA